The Plantactinospora sp. KBS50 sequence CGCGGCCGGGTCACTGATCCGGCAGCAGCGCCGCCCGCACCCCGTGCCAGGTCTCCTCGTCGGCGGCGACCAGCAGGCCGCGCCGGTCCTCGGCCGGGTGGTACTCGCTGCCGTCGAAGTGCCGGGCCACCCCGCCGGCGCAGCGCACCAGCAGCACGCCCGGGGCGTGGTCCCAGGGCAGGATCCGCCAGAAGAGCACGAACTGCTGGGCGCCGGTGAGCATGTCGAGGTACTCCCGGCCGGCGCAGTGCTGGCCGTCGAGCAGTTCACCGAGGCGGTGCCCGCCGGCCGCCACCTCGGCCCGCAGCCGCGCCGGCAGGAACCGGGTCGCCGCCACGCCCCGGACCTCCTCCAGCGGCGGCCGGTGCCCGCCGGGCCGGACGGGTACGCCGTTGAGCAGCGTCGGCGTACCGAGCCGGGCGACCGCCAGGTCCTCGGCGAG is a genomic window containing:
- a CDS encoding inositol monophosphatase family protein, translating into MAELPLDEVSALLREVAGSAVLPLFRRLDAADIEEKAPGELVTVADREAERLIGARLRELLPGSAVVGEEAVAQRPELLRDLSGEGYVWLVDPVDGTANFAAGRRPFALMVALLRAGELIASWILDPLAEDLAVARLGTPTLLNGVPVRPGGHRPPLEEVRGVAATRFLPARLRAEVAAGGHRLGELLDGQHCAGREYLDMLTGAQQFVLFWRILPWDHAPGVLLVRCAGGVARHFDGSEYHPAEDRRGLLVAADEETWHGVRAALLPDQ